One Acanthopagrus latus isolate v.2019 chromosome 12, fAcaLat1.1, whole genome shotgun sequence genomic region harbors:
- the ddx56 gene encoding probable ATP-dependent RNA helicase DDX56, with product MDAERLQFHEMGLDDRLLKAVADLGWSQPTLIQEKAVPLALEGKDLLARARTGSGKTAAYAIPVIQRILTSKQSVREQDVRALVLVPTKELGQQVQNMMRKLAAYCSRDVRVADISGKADLSAQRPILMEKPDVIVGTPSRVLAHLNAQNLVLHSTLEMLVVDEADLLFSFGFEADLKNLLCHLPKIYQSFLMSATFTEDVQALKELLLHNPVILKLQGSQLPGGSQLQQYSIKCEEEDKFLLIYTLLRLRLVQGKTLVFVGAVDRCYRLKLFLEQFSIPACVLNSELPVQSRCHIITQFNQGFYDYIIATDEQSLSTPAGAAQTSEGKGKRKATDKGAKGKDKEYGVSRGVDFQNVSNVINFDFPTTFDSYIHRVGRTARADNPGTALSFVSNTETGFLSEVEEALMGDNADCVLKPYQFKMEEIEGFRYRCRDAMRSVTKQAVREARLKEIKQELLNSEKLKTYFEDNPRDLQLLRHDKDLHPAVIKPHLKNVPEYLVPETLRSVVNPLSARRKKLRKEKQEGVAKPSFKKNVQGKNPLKSFRYTGGKNRKGKAGKS from the exons CCAGCCCACACTGATCCAGGAGAAGGCCGTCCCTTTGGCTCTGGAGGGGAAAGACCTTCTGGCTCGAGCCCGGACCGGTTCTGGGAAGACTGCTGCTTATGCCATACCTGTCATCCAGCGCATCCTGACCTCCAAACAG AGCGTTCGTGAGCAGGATGTGAGAGCTCTGGTCCTGGTACCGACCAAAGAGCTGGGTCAGCAGGTCCAGAACATGATGAGAAAGTTAGCAGCGTACTGTTCGAGGGACGTCCGAGTGGCCGACATCTCCGGAAAAGCCGACCTATCAGCACAGAG GCCGATCTTAATGGAGAAGCCTGATGTGATCGTGGGGACGCCGTCCCGCGTGCTCGCCCACCTCAACGCCCAGAACCTGGTCCTGCACTCGACCCTTGAGATGCTGGTCGTAGACGAAGCCGACCTGCTTTTCTCTTTTGGCTTCGAGGCGGATCTGAAGAACTTGTTGTG TCACCTGCCGAAGATCTACCAGTCGTTCCTGATGTCGGCTACTTTCACTGAGGACGTTCAGGCCTTAAAGGAGCTGCTGCTTCACAACCCG GTGATCCTGAAGCTTCAGGGCTCTCAGCTCCCTGGCGgcagtcagctgcagcagtacAGCATcaagtgtgaggaggaggacaagtTCCTGCTCATCTACACGCTGCTGAGGCTGCGGCTGGTTCAGGGCAAGACGCTGGTGTTTGTGGGAGCGGTGGACAGATGCTACAGACTCAAGCTGTTCCTGGAACAGTTCAGCATTCCTGCCTGCGTTCTCAACTCCGAGCTGCCCGTCCAGTCCAG GTGTCACATCATCACTCAGTTTAACCAGGGGTTTTACGACTACATCATCGCCACAGACGAGCAGAGTTTGTCCACTCCAGCCGGTGCCGCGCAGACATCTGAAGGCAAAGGCAAGAGGAAGGCGACAGATAAAGGAGCAAA GGGTAAAGACAAAGAGTACGGAGTCTCCAGAGGCGTGGACttccaaaatgtttccaacgTCATCAACTTCGATTTCCCCACAACTTTCGATTCGTACATTCATCGAGTTGGACG AACGGCGAGAGCAGACAACCCCGGCACCGCTCTGTCCTTCGTCTCCAACACTGAGACTGGTTTTctgtcagaggtggaggaagctCTGATGGGAG ataaTGCTGATTGTGTTCTGAAACCTTACCAATTTAAGATGGAGGAGATTGAAGGCTTCAGGTACAGGTGCAGG gaCGCCATGCGCTCAGTGACCAAGCAGGCGGTGAGGGAGGCCCGACTGAAGGAGATCAAACAGGAGCTGCTCAATTCAGAAAAACTCAAG ACGTATTTCGAGGACAACCCGAGAgatctgcagctgctcagacaCGACAAAGACCTCCATCCTGCCGTCATCAAACCTCACCTGAAGAACGTGCCAGAGTACCTcg TCCCAGAGACTCTGAGGAGCGTGGTGAATCCGCTGTCGGCCAGGAGGAAGAAGCTGaggaaggaaaaacaggaaggagTCGCCAAACCCAGTTTCAAG AAGAACGTCCAGGGGAAGAACCCGCTCAAGAGTTTCCGTTACACCGGAGGGAAGAACAGAAAAGGCAAAGCCGGCAAGTcgtag